A genomic segment from Dendropsophus ebraccatus isolate aDenEbr1 chromosome 7, aDenEbr1.pat, whole genome shotgun sequence encodes:
- the LOC138796466 gene encoding vomeronasal type-2 receptor 26-like, producing the protein MDQDDSETCQMCPMDEWPNREKTRCLPKLQEFLSYKEDKMASFFCFLVILCCVITCFTLKKFILYWDTPLVKANNRTLSFTVLVSLLLSFLCVFFFLGRPLDITCMLRQTLFGIFFSLAISSLIAKSMMVCIAFKATKPSSSWKKWTGVTLPYSIVVVCSSVQVLICVSWLSTYPPYQGFDMTTYPGKIIIQCNEGSDIWFYSMLGYLGFLAAVSFVLAFMVRTLPDSYNEAKYITFSMLVFCSVWIAMIPAYLSTRGKYMVAVEIFAILTSCAGILSCIFLPKLYILLIKPYLNTRKHVFSWVRK; encoded by the exons ATGGATCAAGATG ATAGTGAAACCTGCCAAATGTGTCCCATGGATGAGTGGCCGAATCGAGAAAAAACAAGATGTCTTCCTAAATTACAGGAGTTTCTTTCCTATAAAGAAGATAAGATGGCTTCCTTCTTCTGTTTCCTAGTAATACTGTGCTGTGTAATCACTTGTTTTACACTCAAAAAGTTTATCTTGTATTGGGACACTCCTCTGGTGAAGGCCAATAACCGGACCCTGAGTTTTACCGTCCTAGTTTCCCTCTTGCTGAGCTTCCTTTGTGTCTTCTTCTTCCTCGGTCGTCCATtggatataacctgcatgctgagACAGACTTTGTTTGGGATCTTCTTTTCCTTAGCAATTTCTTCACTTATTGCCAAGTCTATGATGGTCTGCATTGCTTTTAAAGCCACGAAACCCAGTAGCTCATGGAAAAAGTGGACTGGAGTCACATTGCCCTATTCAATAGTAGTTGTTTGCTCCTCTGTCCAGGTTCTGATCTGTGTTTCTTGGTTGTCTACTTACCCACCCTATCAAGGTTTTGATATGACAACATATCCTGGGAAAATCATCatccagtgtaatgaagggtcagatatctggttctactccatgttggggtatctggggttcctggcagcagtgagctttgttctggctttcatggtgaggacattaccggacagttataatgaggccaagtacatcaccttcagcatgctggtgttctgcagtgtctggatcgccatgatcccggcctatctgagcaCCAGAGGGAAATACATGGTGGCTGTGGAGATATTCGCCATACTGACCTCATGTGCTGGAATACTAAGTTGCATATTTTTACCAAAATTGTATATTTTGTTGATTAAACCATATCTTAACACTAGGAAGCATGTTTTTTCGTGGGTTAGGAAATAA